Below is a genomic region from Flammeovirgaceae bacterium SG7u.111.
GCCTGGAGGCTATGGGCATATGGATTTGTATGTAACCCATTTGGAAAATGGAGAGTGGACAGAACCTCAAAACCTAGGTTCTGAAATAAATACAGCAGGTAACGAGATTTTTCCTTACATCCACGAAAGTGGCAACCTTTACTATTCTTCTGATGGTCAAGCCGGGCTTGGAGGTTTGGATATTTTTACCTCTCCCGTAAATGGCAAAATGTGGGGCTTTCCTGTGAATCTAGGTGCGCCGTTAAATAGTACTCGCGACGATTTTGGAATCATAGCCGACCGCGGCTTTAGCAAAGGCTATTTTTCTTCTAATCGAGATGGCAAAGATGATATCTATACATTTTCAAAAGGCAATACTATAATGCTAGAAGGCGTGGTAATCATTTGCCAAGAAGGTGAGCCAATTGAAGGAGCGAATGTAGTGCTTTACGAAGGTGAATCAGATTCTTTGGCAGATAGGAATACGTCCATTGATGGATATTTTACATTCGAAGTGCAAGCAGGAAAGCGCTATAGGGTAGTGGCGACCAAAAATGGCTTTGGCCCTTGCAACGATTGTCCTGGTGAAGCCTATGTGACCATCCCAATGGAAACGGAAGAGAATTTTGTAAGAGTAGAATTGCCGATGTGTAGCGGTGCTGCTGGCACGCCCTTGGTTTCTTCTCGGTCTATGGGAGCGGGTTTGAATATCTGTGGAACGGTAATAAACGAAGCATATGACCGCCCAATGCCTAACACGAAAGTAGTGGTTACTAACTTGTGTACAGGCGATGAACAAGTAATAATTACCGATGCATCGGGTAATTTTTATTCCCCAGTGGAAAAAGGCTGCGACTATGTGATTGAGGGACATAAAAACAAATTTTCAGGCAGAATGGTAGGGCTAAGCACCATGACGGATAGCACTGCTGGCGATTGTTTCCCTGTGGAAGTTCCGCTTTCTTTCAATCGTGATTTACTTCCTCCGGAGCTATCAGGAAAAGTACCGATTTATGCAGGAATGGTCATTGAACTTTATAATATCTACTTTGATTTAGACAAGTATTTTATCCGCTCGGATGCTACCAGTGACTTGGAAGAGTTATACGCTCTTCTGATAAAATATCCAGATATGAAAGGGGAGCTTAGTGCTCATACAGATTCCCGAGCTACGCACGAATATAACATTACCCTTTCGGAAAACAGGGCAAAGTCGGCTTTTAATTACCTAGTAAGAAAAGGAATTGATCCTGCTCGATTGACTTGGAAAGGCTATGGGGAAACTCGCCTCAAAAACGAGTGTGCCGACGGCGTGGAATGTACTGAAAAGCAACACCAACGTAACAGAAGGGTTGAATTTACAGTGACGTATTTCAATGGAACGGTTATCAGTAAAGAATACGATTACTTCAAAAGAGACAACAGTGGCAAGAAGTAAATTGTTTGAAAATATCAGTTTTCATGATTGATTTTGTTTTGATGAAACTGCTTTCGACTAAAAACAACCTTGGTGTAAATCGGGAATCTAAGTTATTGACATAGGGTAGATTCGTTTTTTAAAGAAAGCATGTACGCTTAAAAGGAGGCAGTTTACTGCCTCCTTTTTTTTATATCAGACATAGAAACAGGTTCTTTGTTTCCCCCAAATTCTTTCCGAACAAAAGACAGCAGCTCAGCAAGCTCTTCGTTGCTTAATTGGTGAAAGCTAGGCATCTCCCCATCCCATATTTTTCCATTTACCAAGATAGTTCCAGAGAGTCCTCCAAGTGCGGTGTCAATCAGCTTTTTCTTTTCGGCAACCCAATCCGAAGCGAGCAGGGGAGGGTTTTGCCCAGCTATCCCGCTTCCATCGGCAGCATGGCAAGCTTGGCAGTGTTGCTGATAGAGCGCTTGCCCTTTTCCAATTTTTGTGGAGGAAGGATATTCTTCGTCTTCGGTAAAGGAATGGACTTTTTTCTCACAGGAAAAAAGAACCAAACCGATAAATAACAAGAATATAGTTGTTGATATTCTTATAACAATCACTCTTCTTGGTTTCATTTTGTAAAA
It encodes:
- a CDS encoding cytochrome c → MKPRRVIVIRISTTIFLLFIGLVLFSCEKKVHSFTEDEEYPSSTKIGKGQALYQQHCQACHAADGSGIAGQNPPLLASDWVAEKKKLIDTALGGLSGTILVNGKIWDGEMPSFHQLSNEELAELLSFVRKEFGGNKEPVSMSDIKKRRQ
- a CDS encoding OmpA family protein, producing MKLVLRLIFFVGAYLISNTAFSQLNKANYHYEAYAYQKAIPKYEKYLKKKPYDPEALFRLANSYRLTGEVKQAERWFEKAVQYYNEPVAKFYYALVLMTNNNYQEAERWFRNYAMAAPSQKDAANARNLADYAAKLHQHGVNYKPFEVFKTGFNSEELDFSPMYFQDTLLVFASNRKHEVRKHNNKDNWTNANFMDLYKVRVFENNNYGEPELLASELKSKFHESSAVFTSTYDTMYFTRSDYLEGEGRGYDKFSNTRLKIFMSMEAVGEWGKAIELPFNSNQFSTCHPTLTSDGRTMVFASDRPGGYGHMDLYVTHLENGEWTEPQNLGSEINTAGNEIFPYIHESGNLYYSSDGQAGLGGLDIFTSPVNGKMWGFPVNLGAPLNSTRDDFGIIADRGFSKGYFSSNRDGKDDIYTFSKGNTIMLEGVVIICQEGEPIEGANVVLYEGESDSLADRNTSIDGYFTFEVQAGKRYRVVATKNGFGPCNDCPGEAYVTIPMETEENFVRVELPMCSGAAGTPLVSSRSMGAGLNICGTVINEAYDRPMPNTKVVVTNLCTGDEQVIITDASGNFYSPVEKGCDYVIEGHKNKFSGRMVGLSTMTDSTAGDCFPVEVPLSFNRDLLPPELSGKVPIYAGMVIELYNIYFDLDKYFIRSDATSDLEELYALLIKYPDMKGELSAHTDSRATHEYNITLSENRAKSAFNYLVRKGIDPARLTWKGYGETRLKNECADGVECTEKQHQRNRRVEFTVTYFNGTVISKEYDYFKRDNSGKK